One region of Paraburkholderia phymatum STM815 genomic DNA includes:
- a CDS encoding MBL fold metallo-hydrolase, whose product MIFRQLFDQQSSTYTYLLADSDTREAVLIDPVFEQARRDAALLEELRLRLLYTIDTHVHADHVTGAWLLKKHTGSKIAISAASGAEGADHYVSHGDTIAFGARHLQVRATPGHTNGCVSLVLDDGSMAFTGDCLLIRGTGRTDFQSGNPHALFRAVHEQLFSLPDTCLLYPAHDYRGLTVTSVDEERRFNPRLGGELCEEDFAVYMTNLGLPHPRQIDVAVPANMKCGVAASDPSQKPLPEWAPLTYTFAGIWEIHPQWLEEHLQAVQIIDVREPDEYEGPLGRIPEAKLISLGNLAKRTAELGKERPIVTVCRAGGRSAQATVILRQAGFEEVANLAGGMLRWRAEGRVVENGSL is encoded by the coding sequence CTGATCTTCCGCCAGCTGTTCGACCAGCAATCGTCCACCTACACGTATCTGCTCGCCGACAGCGACACGCGTGAAGCCGTGCTCATCGACCCGGTGTTCGAGCAGGCGCGCCGCGATGCCGCGCTGCTCGAAGAATTGCGCCTGCGTTTGCTGTATACGATCGACACGCACGTTCACGCGGATCACGTGACGGGCGCATGGCTGCTGAAAAAGCACACCGGCAGCAAGATTGCGATTTCGGCGGCGAGCGGCGCGGAAGGCGCGGACCATTATGTCAGTCACGGCGATACGATCGCGTTCGGCGCGCGTCATCTGCAAGTGCGCGCAACGCCAGGTCATACGAATGGCTGCGTCAGTCTCGTGCTCGATGACGGGTCGATGGCCTTCACGGGCGACTGTCTGCTGATTCGCGGCACAGGGCGCACCGACTTTCAGAGTGGCAATCCCCACGCGCTGTTCCGCGCGGTGCACGAGCAGCTTTTCTCGTTGCCTGACACCTGCCTGCTGTATCCGGCGCACGATTATCGCGGCCTCACCGTGACGAGCGTCGACGAAGAGCGGCGCTTCAATCCACGGCTTGGCGGCGAACTGTGCGAAGAGGATTTCGCCGTCTATATGACGAATCTCGGGCTACCGCATCCGCGGCAGATCGACGTGGCCGTGCCCGCGAACATGAAGTGCGGCGTCGCGGCAAGCGACCCGTCGCAAAAGCCGCTCCCCGAATGGGCACCCCTTACGTACACCTTTGCCGGCATCTGGGAGATTCACCCGCAGTGGCTCGAAGAGCATCTGCAAGCGGTGCAGATCATCGATGTGCGCGAGCCTGACGAATACGAAGGCCCGCTTGGACGCATTCCAGAAGCGAAGCTGATCTCGCTCGGCAACCTCGCGAAACGCACGGCGGAACTTGGCAAGGAGCGTCCCATCGTCACGGTTTGCCGCGCGGGCGGCCGTTCGGCTCAGGCGACGGTGATTCTTCGCCAGGCCGGTTTCGAAGAGGTCGCGAATCTTGCGGGCGGCATGCTGCGCTGGCGCGCGGAAGGGCGCGTGGTCGAAAACGGCAGCTTGTAG